From Fundulus heteroclitus isolate FHET01 unplaced genomic scaffold, MU-UCD_Fhet_4.1 scaffold_42, whole genome shotgun sequence, one genomic window encodes:
- the LOC110368230 gene encoding E3 ubiquitin/ISG15 ligase TRIM25-like: protein MEQNQLDRETFSCSICLDLLKDPVTIPCGHSYCMKCIKNFWDEEDHKGIHSCPQCRKTFLPRPELSKNTMLAALVEQLKKTGLQAAPADLCYAGPEDVACDFCSGRKLKAIKSCLFCLASFCEKHLQPHYDVAPLKKHKLVEPSKNLQENICSRHDEVMKMFCRTDQKSICYLCSVDEHKGHDTVSAAAERTERQRELEVRRENIQQRIQDREKDVKLLQQELEAIKHSADKTVEDSEKIFTQLIRLIQKRSSDVKQQIRSQQETEGSRVKELQEKLEQEITELKRKDAELKQLSDTEDHNQFLHNYPSLSALSESTHSSSIKIRPLSYFEDVTAAVSELRDQLQDILRDAWTNISLRLTEVDVLLSEPEPKSRAGFLRYSCEITLDPNTAHSLLLLSEGNRKVTWMDQPQSYSSHPDRFTDCWQVLSRESLTGRCYWEVERRGRVYVAVAYKNISRAGGGDECRFGRNDKSWALNCYQGGYTFGHNSIWTSISGPGSSRVGVYLDHRAGILSFYSVSETMTLLHRVQTTFTQPLHAGVRVWSIEESAEFCKPK, encoded by the coding sequence atggagcagaaccagctggaccgagaaaccttctcctgttcgatctgtctggatctactgaaggatccggtgactattccctgtggacacagctactgtatgaagtgtattaaaaacttctgggatgaagaggatcacaaaggaatccacagctgccctcagtgcaggaAAACTTTTCTACCGAGGCCTGAGCTGAGtaaaaacaccatgttagcagctttagtggagcagctgaagaagactggactccaagctgctcctgctgatctctgctatgctggacctgaagatgtggcctgtgatttctgctctggaagaaaactgaaagccatcaagtcctgtttattctgtctggcctctttctgtgagaaacaccttcagcctcattatgatGTGGCTCCACtaaagaaacacaagctggtggagccctccaagaacctccaggagaacatctgctctcgtcatgatgaggtgatgaagatgttctgtcgtactgatcagaagtctatctgttatctctgctctgtggatgaacataaaggccacgacacagtgtcagctgcagcagaaaggactgagaggcagagagagctggaggtgagacgagaaaacatccagcagagaatccaggacagagagaaagatgtgaagctgcttcaacaggagctggaggccatcaagcactctgctgataaaacagtggaggacagtgagaagatcttcactcagctgatccgtctcatccagaaaagaagctctgatgtgaagcagcagatcagatcccagcaggaaactgaagggagtcgagtcaaagagcttcaggagaagctggagcaggagatcactgagctgaagaggaaagacgctgagctgaagcagctctcagacacagaggatcacaaccagtttctccacaactacccctcactgtcagcactcagtgagtctacacactcatccagcatcaagatccgtcctctgagctactttgaggatgtgacagcagctgtgtcagagctcagagatcaactacaggacatcctgagagacgcatggacaaacatctcactgagactcactgaggtggatgttttactgtcagaaccagaaccaaagagcagagctggattcttgagatattcatgtgaaatcacactggatccaaacacagcacACAGTCTTCTGTTACTATCAGAGgggaacaggaaggtgacatggATGGATCAACCTCAGTCTTATTctagtcatccagacagattcactgATTGTTGGCAGGTTctgagtagagagagtctgactggacgttgttactgggaggtggagaggagagggagagtTTATGTAGCAGTCGCATACAAGAATatcagcagagcaggaggaggggATGAATGTAGATTTGGACGTAATGACAAATCTTGGGCATTAAATTGTTACCAAGGAGGTTATACATTTGGTCACAACAGCATCTGGACCTCCATCTCaggtcctggttcctccagagtaggagtgtacctggatcacagagcaggtattctgtccttctacagcgtctctgaaaccatgactctcctccacagagtccagaccaccttcACTCAGCCGCTACATGCTGGAGTTAGGGTTTGGAGCATTGAAGAATCTGCTGAGTTCTGTAAACCCAAATAG
- the LOC118560316 gene encoding tripartite motif-containing protein 16-like encodes MEQNQLDRETFSCSICLDLLKDPVAIPCGHSYCMKCIKNFWDGEDHKGIHSCPQCRETFTPRPVLKKNTMLAALVEQLKKTGLQAAPADLCYAGPEDVACDFCSGRKLKAIKSCLVCLASYCEKHLQPHYDVAPLKKHKLVEPSKNLQENICSRHDEVMKMFCRTDQKCICYLCPVDEHKGHDTVSAAAERTERQRELEVRRENIQQRIQDREKDVKLLQQELEAIKHSADKTVEDSEKIFTQLIRLIQKRSSDVKQQIRSQQETEGSRVKELQEKLEQEITELKRKDAELKQLSDTEDHNQFLHNYPSLSALSESTHSSSIKIRPLSYFEDVTAAVSELRDQLQDILRDAWTNISLRLTEVDVLLSEPEPKSRAGFLRYSCEITLDPNTAYSYLLLSEGNRKVTFMYQPQSDSSHPDRFTDYYQVLSRESLTGRCYWEVERRERVIVAVAYKNISRAGRGNECGFGRNDKSWALLCYQKGYKFGHNNIWTSISGPGSSRVGVYLDHRAGILSFYSVSETMTLLHRVQTTFTQPLHAGVRVWISEGSAEFCKPK; translated from the coding sequence atggagcagaaccagctggaccgagaaaccttctcctgttcgatctgtctggatctactgaaggatccggtggctattccctgtggacacagctactgtatgaagtgtattaaaaacttCTGGGATGGAGAGGATCACAAaggaatccacagctgccctcagtgcagggAGACCTTCACACCGAGGCCcgttctgaagaaaaacaccatgttagcagctttagtggagcagctgaagaagactggactccaagctgctcctgctgatctctgctatgctggacctgaagatgtggcctgtgatttctgctctggaagaaaactgaaagccatcaaGTCCTGTTTAGTCTGTCTGGCCTCTTACTGTGAGAAACACCTACAGCCTCATTATGATGTGGCTCCACtaaagaaacacaagctggtggagccctccaagaacctccaggagaacatctgctctcgtcatgatgaggtgatgaagatgttctgtcgtactgatcagaagtgtatctgttatctctgccctgtggatgaacataaaggccacgacacagtgtcagctgcagcagaaaggactgagaggcagagagagctggaggtgagacgagaaaacatccagcagagaatccaggacagagagaaagatgtgaagctgcttcaacaggagctggaggccatcaagcactctgctgataaaacagtggaggacagtgagaagatcttcactcagctgatccgtctcatccagaaaagaagctctgatgtgaagcagcagatcagatcccagcaggaaactgaagggagtcgagtcaaagagcttcaggagaagctggagcaggagatcactgagctgaagaggaaagacgctgagctgaagcagctctcagacacagaggatcacaaccagtttctccacaactacccctcactgtcagcactcagtgagtctacacactcatccagcatcaagatccgtcctctgagctactttgaggacgtgacagcagctgtgtcagagctcagagatcaactacaggacatcctgagagacgcatggacaaacatctcactgagactcactgaggtggatgttttactgtcagaaccagaaccaaagagcagagctggattcttgagatattcatgtgaaatcacactggatccaaacacagcatACAGTTATCTGTTACTATCAGAGgggaacaggaaggtgacatttATGTATCAACCTCAGTCTGATTctagtcatccagacagattcactgATTATTATCAGGTTctgagtagagagagtctgactggacgttgttactgggaggtggagaggagagagagagttatTGTAGCAGTCGCATACAAGAATATCAGCAGAGCAGGAAGAGGGAATGAATGTGGATTTGGACGTAATGACAAATCTTGGGCATTACTTTGTTACCAAAAAGGTTATAAATTTGGTCACAACAACATCTGGACCTCCATCTCaggtcctggttcctccagagtaggagtgtacctggatcacagagcaggtattctgtccttctacagcgtctctgaaaccatgactctcctccacagagtccagaccaccttcACTCAGCCGCTACATGCTGGAGTTAGGGTTTGGATCAGTGAaggttctgctgagttctgtaAACCCAAATAG